One Spirochaeta cellobiosiphila DSM 17781 DNA window includes the following coding sequences:
- a CDS encoding putative bifunctional diguanylate cyclase/phosphodiesterase translates to MDISFFLAFNLLSLGLIIVSLSVILYIQVNFPRKTYMPFIGFNLLGLFVITIEVFILYHMQHNSSLSVLHRYTLIQEYLFCFYFPLIPSLIGNVFELPLWAKNINRWAEIIGQGLVFFFLAFLFLFPKEFLALPENTDLTSYGELILYRHQGLGLWIRDALFFVYIIYLFTIMIFHYKGQSFRRKNETILLWGLILGISFSLIGLMNNYAYSLVWRNLAEHFFVNLGLSVFNLTGMLFFLHFFFHRAHNYEESNLQLEEQKETLYRLAFRDDLTGLPNRKSFIYELEDICQNPTAVYGAYLIDIDHFQDLNESYGYRVGDYMLQSVTRAIRRLIHDVGGKLFRISGDEFGYISPRLLNKQEAMFFADDLKSVFDQSFHYQDSNFFLTVSIGAGVFPVKGSDTPEWIMKCLGVALLEAKQENDRYCFYSSGLKERSKRNVDMISALREGLHKEELLVYYQPIVDTYGKVVFAEALLRWKHPEWGMVSPSAFIPLAETAGLIMPLSDMMIQQVLSDIRQLDKENLPIKFCLNLSAKQLKAPNLCHRVKNYLDSYNIGVDKISFELTETALIENIEESQHLLHCFKNAGFDISIDDFGKGYSSLNYLRILPIEKLKIDKCFVDSLMGDPKDKALISSIIQLAKTMELKVVAEGVERQEQYEFLKQAGCDFFQGYLFSEAVPFDALLKFVR, encoded by the coding sequence ATGGATATAAGCTTTTTTCTTGCCTTCAATCTATTAAGTTTAGGGCTTATTATTGTTAGTCTGTCGGTCATCCTCTATATTCAGGTCAATTTCCCTCGTAAAACGTATATGCCCTTCATTGGGTTTAACTTACTGGGGTTGTTTGTCATTACTATTGAAGTCTTCATTTTGTATCATATGCAGCATAATAGTTCTTTATCTGTTCTACACCGTTATACCCTCATTCAGGAGTATTTGTTTTGCTTCTACTTTCCCCTTATTCCAAGTTTGATAGGCAATGTCTTTGAACTTCCCCTTTGGGCCAAGAATATAAATCGCTGGGCAGAGATTATAGGACAGGGATTGGTTTTTTTCTTTCTTGCTTTTCTTTTTCTCTTTCCAAAGGAGTTTTTAGCCCTTCCGGAAAATACAGATTTGACAAGTTATGGTGAACTCATTCTATATAGGCATCAAGGTTTGGGGTTGTGGATCAGAGATGCCCTTTTCTTTGTGTATATAATTTATTTATTCACTATCATGATATTCCATTACAAAGGACAATCTTTTAGAAGAAAGAACGAGACCATTCTCTTGTGGGGTCTTATTCTCGGGATTTCTTTTAGTCTCATTGGATTAATGAACAATTATGCCTATTCCCTTGTTTGGCGTAATTTGGCAGAGCATTTCTTTGTTAATTTAGGTCTGTCTGTCTTTAACTTAACGGGGATGCTCTTTTTTCTACATTTCTTTTTTCATAGAGCCCATAATTATGAAGAGAGTAATCTTCAATTAGAGGAACAGAAAGAAACTCTGTACCGATTAGCCTTTAGGGATGATCTTACAGGACTACCTAATAGAAAAAGCTTTATCTATGAACTGGAAGACATATGTCAAAATCCTACAGCTGTCTATGGTGCTTATTTGATTGATATTGATCATTTTCAAGATCTTAATGAGAGCTATGGATATCGTGTCGGAGACTATATGTTACAATCTGTTACCAGAGCCATAAGACGCCTGATTCATGATGTCGGGGGTAAATTGTTCCGCATATCTGGAGATGAATTTGGTTATATCAGTCCCCGTCTTTTGAATAAACAGGAAGCGATGTTCTTCGCTGATGATTTGAAGAGTGTCTTTGATCAATCGTTTCACTATCAGGATAGTAATTTTTTTCTTACCGTCAGTATAGGAGCAGGGGTTTTCCCTGTAAAGGGAAGTGATACTCCTGAGTGGATTATGAAGTGTCTTGGTGTTGCCCTGTTAGAAGCAAAACAAGAGAATGACCGCTATTGCTTTTATAGCTCAGGATTAAAAGAACGTTCCAAGCGTAATGTGGATATGATATCAGCTTTAAGAGAGGGGTTACATAAAGAGGAACTTCTTGTTTATTATCAGCCTATAGTAGATACCTATGGTAAAGTCGTCTTTGCAGAGGCTTTATTAAGGTGGAAACATCCAGAATGGGGCATGGTCTCACCATCTGCTTTTATTCCCTTAGCGGAAACTGCTGGTTTAATTATGCCTTTAAGTGATATGATGATTCAGCAAGTTTTGTCAGATATCCGGCAATTGGATAAGGAAAATCTGCCTATAAAGTTTTGTTTAAATCTGAGTGCCAAACAATTAAAAGCTCCTAATCTATGTCATAGAGTAAAAAATTACTTAGATAGTTATAACATAGGTGTTGATAAGATTAGCTTTGAATTGACTGAAACGGCTCTCATTGAAAACATTGAAGAAAGTCAGCATTTGCTCCATTGCTTTAAGAACGCAGGTTTTGATATCTCTATTGATGACTTTGGTAAAGGTTATTCTTCATTGAATTATCTAAGAATATTACCTATAGAAAAGCTGAAGATTGATAAGTGCTTTGTAGACTCTCTTATGGGAGATCCCAAAGATAAAGCCTTGATATCGTCTATCATTCAATTGGCTAAAACCATGGAACTCAAGGTTGTGGCAGAAGGTGTAGAACGACAGGAGCAATATGAGTTTCTTAAACAGGCCGGTTGTGACTTTTTTCAGGGATATCTTTTTTCAGAAGCCGTCCCTTTTGATGCTTTGTTAAAATTTGTTAGATGA
- a CDS encoding cAMP/cGMP-dependent 3',5'-cyclic-AMP/GMP phosphodiesterase, whose amino-acid sequence MYETLSRGGFLIQTSQGPLQIGIPPETIKDTMMTEGGVPEIFVLPNVLFHWNKGISLAELEFPLYFNFFIRGKKTRVITDSDRVERIYKVLQESLFGPKDLRIEDNYDPDFMPSSLPELGKEMAFFKGNMSFDDLLELVILKDSQADLGNGLLITKTRDGQFLIDDQGSEKISVPGDINYQPRFKIGQPLKEAFEPPLFGITCLGPSHGFDPTENTSGYILWLNHSGIMIDPPVDSTLWLEQSHVKPKLIDSIILTHCHADHDAGTFQKIMEEGRVTIYTTHTIMESFLRKFAAVTGESEEYLAQLFSFEPVYIDKPFYINGGLFNFRFSLHSIPTIGFMLRFQDKSFVYSSDHQNDPAIHKEMRELGIIDDVRYEELNTFFWDADVIYHESGIAPLHTPISFLNSLPEDIQKKVTVYHIAKKDFPQETKLSLASFGIDETLYFDCSIPSFDKTYQVMTLFDNLEFLQDLSFRRIRQTIGYMQEEFFKEGEQIIKKGDKGSRFYLIASGQVQVIGEREGDIKFYGPFDYFGEGSALTGRPRSADVFALSNVTLYSLNHEQFLRLIEGTDFNKALHRLVEIRNFESWEVFQRGGLSRKLTSYQITWLESIMTCEELQGSGVLIKSGQHPDYLYILIEGKVYKDDCLLDTGSIIGSFELLYKHQASFSEYRYEGSLKVYRMERQDILDFLHKNPGLIMKMDRAH is encoded by the coding sequence TTGTATGAAACATTGTCCAGGGGTGGTTTTCTTATTCAAACATCCCAAGGACCTCTTCAAATAGGAATTCCCCCGGAAACCATTAAAGATACTATGATGACAGAGGGAGGCGTTCCAGAAATTTTCGTCCTTCCCAATGTTTTATTTCATTGGAATAAAGGAATTAGCTTAGCAGAGTTAGAATTCCCCCTTTATTTTAATTTTTTTATTCGTGGAAAGAAGACTAGAGTTATCACTGATTCAGATCGTGTAGAGCGTATCTATAAAGTTCTTCAGGAATCCTTATTTGGTCCAAAGGACTTAAGAATAGAAGATAATTATGATCCCGACTTTATGCCCTCCTCCCTCCCGGAACTAGGTAAGGAAATGGCTTTCTTTAAGGGGAATATGTCCTTCGATGATCTTCTGGAATTAGTTATTCTTAAAGATTCTCAAGCTGACTTAGGTAATGGTCTGCTTATTACTAAAACTAGAGACGGACAATTTTTAATCGATGATCAGGGATCAGAAAAGATTAGTGTTCCAGGTGATATTAATTATCAGCCACGATTTAAAATCGGTCAGCCCCTAAAAGAGGCTTTTGAACCTCCTTTATTTGGGATAACCTGTCTTGGTCCCAGCCATGGTTTTGATCCGACAGAAAACACCTCTGGATATATACTCTGGCTTAACCATTCTGGAATTATGATTGATCCTCCTGTGGATTCAACGTTGTGGTTAGAGCAATCCCATGTGAAACCAAAATTAATAGACAGTATTATCCTTACCCATTGCCATGCCGACCACGACGCAGGAACCTTTCAGAAGATTATGGAAGAGGGCAGGGTCACGATCTATACAACTCATACTATTATGGAAAGCTTTCTTAGAAAGTTTGCTGCTGTTACGGGGGAATCAGAAGAGTATCTGGCTCAACTTTTTTCTTTTGAACCGGTGTATATTGATAAACCATTTTATATCAATGGGGGATTATTTAATTTCCGTTTTTCCTTGCACAGCATCCCTACTATAGGTTTCATGTTACGATTTCAGGATAAGAGCTTTGTTTATTCATCAGATCATCAAAATGATCCTGCTATTCATAAAGAAATGCGGGAATTAGGGATAATTGATGATGTTCGATATGAAGAACTCAATACTTTCTTCTGGGATGCTGATGTTATCTATCATGAATCGGGAATTGCTCCCTTGCATACACCCATTTCTTTTTTAAACTCCCTTCCTGAAGATATTCAGAAGAAAGTTACTGTGTATCACATTGCCAAAAAAGATTTTCCTCAAGAGACAAAGCTCTCTTTAGCAAGTTTTGGAATTGATGAAACTCTTTATTTTGATTGTTCTATTCCCAGTTTTGATAAGACCTATCAGGTCATGACTCTATTTGATAATTTGGAATTCCTTCAGGATTTATCCTTTAGAAGGATACGTCAAACTATTGGTTACATGCAGGAAGAGTTCTTCAAAGAAGGGGAGCAGATCATAAAAAAAGGAGATAAAGGTTCCCGTTTTTATCTTATTGCATCAGGTCAAGTTCAAGTTATAGGAGAGAGGGAAGGGGATATCAAGTTTTATGGACCTTTTGATTATTTTGGAGAAGGATCTGCGTTGACAGGGCGTCCCCGTTCTGCTGATGTGTTCGCCTTGAGCAATGTTACCCTTTATTCTCTTAATCATGAACAGTTTTTAAGACTGATAGAGGGAACAGACTTTAATAAAGCTCTTCATCGTTTGGTAGAAATAAGAAATTTTGAATCCTGGGAAGTTTTTCAAAGAGGGGGTTTGTCTAGAAAATTGACCTCCTATCAAATCACCTGGCTGGAATCGATTATGACCTGTGAAGAGCTTCAAGGTTCGGGTGTGTTAATAAAGAGCGGACAACATCCTGATTATCTCTATATCCTAATAGAAGGCAAGGTGTATAAGGATGACTGTTTATTGGATACTGGTTCCATTATTGGATCCTTTGAATTGCTCTATAAGCATCAAGCCTCCTTTTCTGAGTACCGTTATGAAGGCTCGCTAAAGGTCTATCGCATGGAAAGACAGGATATCCTTGATTTTTTACATAAGAATCCTGGTCTTATCATGAAGATGGATAGGGCTCATTAA
- the cbiB gene encoding adenosylcobinamide-phosphate synthase CbiB: MIYSFLIAIIADYLIGAPQSWPHPVRLVGRIASFIDKSFSKRTFIQGLLGLFMVLFTCFLPVLILDNLLNRWPILSIVGRAYLIYSSFALGDLIKHGKDVQKAVEADDIPTARKRLSYLVSRDTEAMNEDKIITSTVESLSENFLDSVLSPLLFLLFFGPLGAWFFRIVNTLDAMWGYKKEGYYRYGTCAARLDDMLNIIPSRIAIMIILPVGLLLGGSYSHIIEVYRRDKGKHDSPNSGYTESLASGILNISLGGPTPYFGRMEDKPVIGTGKADKSHIKRMINLLKGSALFFYVVILLLLVIKGVILS; encoded by the coding sequence ATGATTTATTCTTTTCTAATCGCGATCATAGCGGATTACCTCATAGGAGCTCCTCAATCATGGCCTCACCCCGTTAGATTAGTGGGACGAATAGCCTCTTTCATAGACAAGAGCTTCTCCAAACGAACGTTTATTCAAGGATTACTGGGTTTATTTATGGTATTGTTCACCTGCTTCCTTCCGGTTCTGATACTTGATAATCTATTAAATAGATGGCCCATACTATCCATAGTAGGAAGAGCTTATCTCATCTACTCCTCTTTTGCCCTGGGCGATCTAATCAAACATGGCAAAGATGTACAGAAAGCCGTTGAAGCGGATGATATTCCTACAGCCAGAAAACGCTTATCCTATCTAGTATCCAGAGATACAGAAGCTATGAATGAGGATAAAATCATTACTAGTACCGTAGAAAGTTTATCAGAGAATTTTCTAGATTCCGTTCTATCTCCTCTCTTGTTTCTATTGTTTTTTGGTCCTTTAGGAGCATGGTTCTTTCGCATAGTAAACACTTTGGATGCCATGTGGGGATATAAAAAAGAAGGTTACTATCGTTACGGGACTTGTGCCGCCCGTTTAGATGATATGCTAAATATCATCCCCAGCCGTATAGCCATTATGATTATATTACCTGTTGGACTACTATTAGGAGGATCTTACTCCCATATCATCGAGGTTTATCGTAGAGACAAAGGAAAACATGACAGTCCCAATTCGGGATATACAGAGTCTTTGGCCTCTGGCATTCTTAATATATCCTTAGGTGGTCCTACTCCCTACTTTGGTCGAATGGAAGACAAGCCTGTCATAGGAACAGGAAAGGCAGATAAGTCCCACATAAAAAGAATGATCAACTTATTAAAAGGATCTGCTTTGTTCTTTTATGTTGTGATCCTTTTATTACTAGTCATCAAAGGAGTTATTCTATCATGA
- the cobO gene encoding cob(I)yrinic acid a,c-diamide adenosyltransferase, translating to MKKGYIHVYTGNGKGKTTAALGLCFRAKAAGFNIEVIQFLKNKEYSEIKGLKEWGIKVHQSKTGFLINRTPKDRDKEAATALWARGKEVLEGKRPVDLLLMDELNIALYYKFIELDQVLEALRNKPDNLEVVITGRYAPNELIQTADLVTEMKMVKHYYKQGVPARLGIEY from the coding sequence ATGAAAAAAGGTTATATTCATGTCTACACAGGAAATGGAAAAGGCAAAACTACAGCTGCTTTAGGATTATGCTTTCGAGCGAAAGCAGCAGGGTTTAATATTGAAGTCATACAATTCCTTAAGAATAAAGAATATTCAGAAATCAAAGGTTTAAAAGAATGGGGAATAAAGGTTCATCAAAGTAAAACAGGATTCCTCATCAATAGAACCCCTAAGGACAGGGATAAAGAAGCGGCTACCGCTCTATGGGCCCGAGGAAAGGAAGTCCTTGAGGGAAAAAGACCAGTAGACCTTCTCTTGATGGATGAATTAAATATTGCCCTCTATTACAAATTTATTGAGCTAGACCAAGTCCTTGAAGCCCTTCGTAATAAGCCGGACAATCTGGAAGTCGTCATTACCGGACGTTATGCCCCTAATGAGCTTATTCAGACAGCAGACCTTGTCACAGAAATGAAAATGGTCAAACACTATTACAAACAAGGTGTACCTGCCCGCCTGGGGATTGAATATTAA